One stretch of Halobaculum marinum DNA includes these proteins:
- a CDS encoding DUF7310 family coiled-coil domain-containing protein: MTRLPNDDAERTGDTRPADDAPGTDARALDARLAALERAVGGGDPDRTHESSPDYTDLATTAETTARLDALEDRLDALEATTAELDAATQALRGYVGSIRSVNERVRARADRALAVATDAPTGPESRRADEDAGGDEVGRDGQPDGAA, encoded by the coding sequence GTGACACGACTCCCGAACGACGACGCCGAACGGACAGGCGACACCCGACCAGCCGACGACGCACCCGGGACCGACGCGCGCGCACTCGACGCCCGACTCGCGGCGCTCGAACGCGCGGTCGGCGGGGGCGACCCAGACCGGACGCACGAGTCGTCGCCAGACTACACCGACCTTGCGACGACCGCCGAGACGACGGCACGACTGGACGCACTCGAAGACCGCCTCGACGCGCTCGAAGCGACGACCGCCGAACTCGACGCCGCAACGCAGGCACTGCGCGGCTACGTCGGGTCGATTCGGTCTGTGAACGAGCGCGTCAGGGCGCGTGCCGACCGTGCGCTCGCGGTCGCGACCGACGCCCCAACCGGTCCCGAGAGCCGACGGGCCGACGAAGACGCCGGCGGCGACGAGGTGGGCCGAGACGGCCAGCCTGACGGAGCCGCGTGA
- a CDS encoding amino acid ABC transporter ATP-binding protein encodes MALLEFEQVNKYFGETHVLKDIDLEIQEQEVAVVIGPSGSGKSTLLRCTNRLEEIQSGEIRLDGVPLTDPDADINRLRQRIGMVFQSFNLFPHKTALENVSLAPIKVKGVKREQAEAEARDLLERVGLGNQTGSYPSQLSGGQQQRVAIARALAMDPEVMLFDEVTSALDPELVGEVLEVMRDLADEGMTMMVVTHEMGFAREVADTITLMADGEIVERTPPAQFFEQPTTERGQRFLSKLL; translated from the coding sequence ATGGCACTCCTCGAGTTCGAGCAGGTGAACAAGTACTTCGGCGAGACGCACGTGCTGAAGGACATCGACCTGGAGATCCAAGAACAGGAGGTGGCCGTCGTCATCGGTCCCTCCGGCTCCGGGAAGTCGACGCTGCTGCGTTGTACGAACCGACTGGAGGAGATCCAGTCCGGGGAGATCCGACTCGACGGCGTCCCGCTCACCGACCCGGACGCGGACATCAACCGCCTCCGTCAGCGCATCGGGATGGTGTTCCAGTCGTTCAACCTCTTCCCGCACAAGACGGCGCTGGAGAACGTCTCGCTCGCCCCGATCAAGGTGAAGGGCGTGAAGCGCGAGCAGGCCGAAGCTGAGGCGCGCGACCTGTTGGAACGGGTCGGCCTCGGCAACCAGACCGGCTCGTATCCGAGTCAGCTCTCGGGCGGCCAACAACAGCGGGTCGCCATCGCCCGCGCGTTGGCGATGGACCCCGAGGTCATGCTGTTCGACGAGGTGACCAGCGCGCTCGACCCCGAACTCGTCGGGGAAGTGCTGGAGGTCATGCGCGACCTCGCCGACGAGGGGATGACCATGATGGTCGTCACCCACGAGATGGGCTTCGCCCGCGAGGTCGCCGACACGATCACCCTGATGGCCGACGGCGAAATCGTCGAGCGGACGCCGCCCGCGCAGTTCTTCGAGCAGCCGACGACCGAGCGCGGTCAGCGGTTCCTCTCGAAGTTGCTGTAG
- a CDS encoding amino acid ABC transporter permease, whose product MATDTGRAAERDRGFLEQLNDRTFRRLGVVGTSVFALGVALFIGYILFVQVDYALLVNIVYPQFTFAFLRVIGIVVISSVLSVIAGVMVGLARVSQTRVTSSIAKSYIEFFRGTPLLFQLFVIYLGVPQLWPPGQFPIQGFNYYAAVIGLTLNHAAYVGEALRGGIESIPDGQMEAARSLGMSYIQSMREVILPQAWRNSLAAIGNDQVILVKDTSLLTVLAIPELLSAFRQINSATFDAWTPIVLVAIAYLMITVPLGKVIRTLEERADPATHGGDD is encoded by the coding sequence ATGGCGACAGACACCGGGCGCGCGGCCGAGCGGGACCGCGGCTTCCTCGAACAGCTGAACGACCGCACCTTCCGGCGGCTCGGTGTCGTCGGGACGTCGGTGTTCGCGCTCGGCGTCGCGCTGTTTATCGGGTACATCCTGTTCGTGCAGGTCGACTACGCGCTGCTGGTCAACATCGTCTACCCGCAGTTCACGTTCGCGTTCCTGCGCGTCATCGGGATCGTCGTGATCTCGAGCGTGCTGTCGGTGATCGCTGGCGTCATGGTCGGCCTCGCGCGCGTCTCCCAGACGCGGGTGACGAGTTCGATCGCGAAGAGCTACATCGAGTTCTTCCGCGGGACGCCGTTACTGTTCCAACTGTTCGTCATCTACCTCGGCGTGCCACAGCTGTGGCCGCCGGGACAGTTCCCCATCCAGGGGTTCAACTACTACGCGGCGGTCATCGGCCTCACGCTGAACCACGCCGCGTACGTCGGCGAGGCGCTCCGGGGCGGCATCGAGTCGATCCCGGACGGCCAGATGGAGGCCGCCCGCTCGCTGGGGATGAGCTACATCCAGTCGATGCGTGAGGTCATCCTCCCACAGGCGTGGCGCAACTCGCTGGCGGCCATCGGGAACGACCAGGTGATCCTCGTGAAGGACACGTCGCTGCTGACGGTGCTGGCGATCCCCGAACTCCTCTCCGCGTTCCGGCAGATCAACTCCGCGACGTTCGACGCGTGGACGCCCATCGTCCTCGTCGCAATCGCGTACCTGATGATCACCGTCCCGCTCGGGAAGGTGATCCGGACGCTGGAAGAGCGCGCCGACCCCGCGACCCACGGAGGTGACGACTGA
- a CDS encoding zinc-dependent alcohol dehydrogenase family protein: protein MQAAVLREYGEPLDVTDVPEPDLEPHGVVVDVEACGICRSDWHAWMGHGEWADDQVPTDFVLGHEPAGTVVAVGERVRSVAEGDRVAVPFNLGCGACAECTNGHGNTCLDGRALGFEHAAPGAFAERVHLPYADYNAMRLPEGVAARDVAALGCRFMTAYHALEHRAVVGAGEWVAVHGCGGVGLSAVHVADALGARVIAVDIDDGALERASAAGADETVRADEGVDVPTAIEAITGRGAHVSLDALGRAETCRNSVDCLRERGTHVQVGLTTDAEQGVVSLPTDAMTRWEVDFLGSRGMPPTRYDELLGLLEAGDLDPGTLVGREVGLDEVPERLAAMTTYDTEGVEVLTF from the coding sequence ATGCAAGCGGCCGTCCTCCGCGAGTACGGGGAGCCACTCGACGTGACCGACGTACCGGAACCGGATCTGGAACCCCACGGCGTCGTCGTCGACGTCGAGGCGTGCGGCATCTGTCGCTCCGACTGGCACGCGTGGATGGGCCACGGCGAGTGGGCCGACGACCAGGTGCCCACAGACTTCGTCCTCGGGCACGAGCCCGCCGGCACTGTCGTCGCGGTCGGCGAACGGGTCCGCTCTGTCGCCGAGGGCGACCGCGTCGCTGTCCCGTTCAACCTCGGCTGTGGCGCCTGCGCGGAGTGCACGAACGGCCACGGAAACACCTGTCTCGACGGCCGGGCGCTCGGCTTCGAGCACGCCGCACCTGGAGCGTTCGCAGAGCGCGTCCACCTGCCGTACGCTGACTACAACGCCATGCGTCTCCCGGAGGGGGTCGCCGCCCGCGACGTGGCCGCGCTCGGTTGTCGGTTCATGACGGCGTACCACGCGCTCGAACATCGCGCCGTCGTCGGCGCGGGCGAGTGGGTCGCCGTCCACGGCTGCGGCGGCGTCGGCCTCTCGGCGGTCCACGTGGCCGACGCGCTCGGCGCCCGTGTGATCGCGGTCGACATCGACGACGGGGCGCTGGAGCGGGCGAGCGCCGCAGGCGCCGACGAGACTGTCCGGGCGGACGAGGGAGTGGACGTACCAACCGCAATCGAAGCGATCACCGGTCGCGGCGCACACGTCTCGCTGGACGCGCTCGGACGTGCGGAGACGTGCCGCAACTCGGTCGATTGCCTCCGCGAGCGCGGCACCCACGTGCAGGTGGGGCTGACGACCGACGCCGAACAAGGGGTGGTGTCGCTCCCGACGGACGCGATGACCCGCTGGGAGGTCGACTTCCTCGGATCGCGTGGGATGCCGCCGACACGCTACGACGAACTGCTGGGCCTGTTGGAGGCCGGGGATCTGGACCCGGGTACGCTCGTCGGTCGGGAGGTCGGACTCGACGAGGTGCCGGAGCGGCTGGCCGCGATGACGACGTACGACACCGAGGGTGTCGAAGTCCTGACGTTCTGA
- a CDS encoding HalOD1 output domain-containing protein, with translation MSVRIPRAVAAEKQTVVNDLSPLHDVVDPDAIDTLYSVDGSKTVCLSFRYEETHVRVAGDGHVDVTPLDSE, from the coding sequence ATGAGTGTCCGCATCCCACGGGCCGTCGCAGCCGAGAAACAGACCGTCGTCAACGACCTCAGTCCGCTCCACGACGTCGTCGACCCCGACGCAATCGATACGCTCTACTCGGTCGACGGCTCGAAGACGGTCTGTCTCTCGTTCAGGTACGAGGAGACCCACGTGCGCGTCGCTGGCGACGGCCACGTCGACGTGACGCCCCTCGACTCCGAGTGA
- a CDS encoding DUF7311 family protein codes for MIRVVLAVAVAAVLFAAALPAVEQARVERTTAATERVAERVERAARALHTGEPARGPGAASVPTGRRVVSVGVPRRSLVAAGVSSLAVCPGPTDQSSAVVAAAVEGGHEARMALAGRYAIPDGGVVLSRPGTHRLVLELVRVAGADDGVDGARRVRISRVGSAGSTGGSSSTNPGPDGPCDSSTDSAAGATPTTATTLTPENPQTPVGV; via the coding sequence GTGATCCGCGTCGTGCTGGCGGTCGCGGTCGCGGCGGTGCTGTTCGCGGCGGCGCTGCCGGCGGTCGAGCAGGCGCGCGTCGAGCGGACGACCGCCGCGACCGAGCGCGTCGCCGAACGGGTCGAGCGGGCCGCACGCGCGCTCCACACGGGCGAACCGGCGCGCGGCCCGGGGGCGGCCTCGGTACCGACGGGGCGACGAGTGGTGTCGGTCGGCGTTCCGCGCCGGTCGCTCGTCGCCGCCGGCGTCTCGTCTCTCGCCGTGTGTCCCGGGCCGACAGATCAGTCCAGTGCGGTCGTCGCCGCGGCGGTCGAAGGTGGCCACGAGGCGCGGATGGCGCTCGCGGGCCGCTACGCTATCCCGGACGGCGGCGTCGTCCTCAGTCGTCCGGGGACGCATCGACTCGTTCTCGAACTGGTGCGGGTCGCCGGCGCCGACGACGGCGTCGACGGGGCGCGCCGGGTTCGGATTTCCCGAGTCGGATCTGCGGGGTCGACGGGCGGGAGTTCAAGTACGAATCCGGGACCAGACGGCCCATGCGACTCCTCGACCGACTCCGCGGCGGGAGCGACGCCGACGACGGCGACGACGCTCACCCCGGAGAACCCGCAGACGCCTGTCGGTGTGTGA
- a CDS encoding ATPase, T2SS/T4P/T4SS family produces MRLLDRLRGGSDADDGDDAHPGEPADACRCVTTFDAATTVGGGSLTGGRLLRVDAEDCPGGDLATDSACRATVVDALAAGDADAIRVRADGIDHFYDGDGAALLSAAGRFVDGVALREPSLAERAKRDPLAVAHEAVGRAGPVARTVAECGLSACAERVDGYDRVLTPSVAPTVALGRTAPLPPEDGTLRETTTLDTGGRVTVYDRADGLPRYHLRPATRDLSADALAVLVAAREALATGEVEPSDRAASAAVRHVVSADATAVDDGGADLSLELLASVLDRHTRGFGVLDEVFADPRVTDASLSAPACEGAVRVVVDDEQLTTNVRLSAADVAALTARLRARSGRPLSRSSPTADAAVDGVRVAAVAAPATDGTGFAFRRRADEPWTLPRLVAVGSLPAPVAGLLSVAVERGAAVLVAGPRGAGKTSLLGALCFALDRATRSVVIEDTPELPVESLTRAGRDVQSLRVATDDDAALSPTDAVRTALRLGEGALVVGEVRGGEARALYEAMRVGAAADAVLGTIHGTGGQSVRERVVSDLGVPASSFATTDLVVTLGPDRALDAVEEVHGGRPDDFAPLATCEGSTATVTGLLDRGESRLITEIARPTETYADVRAAATERGERIRELADAGRTGVAAVANGLDG; encoded by the coding sequence ATGCGACTCCTCGACCGACTCCGCGGCGGGAGCGACGCCGACGACGGCGACGACGCTCACCCCGGAGAACCCGCAGACGCCTGTCGGTGTGTGACGACGTTCGACGCCGCGACGACCGTCGGCGGCGGATCGTTGACCGGGGGGCGCCTCCTCCGGGTCGACGCCGAGGACTGCCCGGGCGGCGACCTGGCTACAGACTCCGCCTGTCGAGCGACCGTCGTCGACGCGCTGGCCGCCGGCGACGCCGACGCGATTCGCGTCCGTGCGGACGGCATCGACCACTTCTACGACGGGGACGGCGCCGCGCTCCTCTCGGCTGCGGGCCGGTTCGTCGACGGCGTCGCGCTCCGCGAACCGTCGTTGGCCGAGCGTGCGAAGCGGGACCCGCTGGCCGTCGCGCACGAGGCGGTCGGTCGTGCCGGGCCGGTCGCGCGCACGGTCGCCGAATGTGGGCTGTCGGCGTGCGCCGAGCGAGTCGACGGGTACGACCGGGTGCTGACGCCGAGTGTCGCACCGACGGTCGCGCTCGGTCGAACCGCGCCGCTACCGCCGGAGGACGGTACCCTCCGGGAGACGACGACGCTCGACACCGGCGGTCGCGTCACCGTGTACGACCGCGCCGACGGCCTGCCGCGGTACCACCTCCGACCGGCCACGCGCGACCTCTCTGCAGACGCGCTCGCGGTGTTGGTGGCGGCCCGAGAGGCGCTCGCAACGGGCGAGGTCGAGCCGAGTGACCGCGCCGCCAGTGCCGCCGTCCGACACGTGGTCTCCGCGGACGCGACGGCGGTCGACGACGGCGGCGCAGACCTCTCATTGGAACTACTCGCGAGCGTTCTCGACCGTCACACCCGCGGCTTCGGGGTGTTGGACGAGGTGTTCGCGGACCCTCGCGTGACTGACGCGTCGTTGTCGGCTCCCGCCTGCGAGGGGGCCGTCCGCGTCGTCGTCGACGACGAGCAGTTGACGACGAACGTGCGACTGTCGGCGGCGGACGTGGCCGCACTCACGGCGCGACTCCGGGCACGGAGCGGGAGACCGTTGTCGCGGTCGTCGCCGACGGCAGACGCCGCGGTGGACGGGGTGCGCGTCGCCGCTGTCGCAGCGCCCGCGACCGACGGGACCGGCTTCGCGTTCCGCCGGCGAGCCGACGAGCCGTGGACGCTCCCCCGACTGGTCGCGGTCGGGTCGCTCCCCGCGCCGGTCGCGGGGCTGTTGTCCGTCGCGGTCGAGCGGGGGGCGGCGGTGCTGGTCGCCGGGCCGCGCGGCGCGGGGAAGACTTCGCTCCTCGGGGCGCTGTGTTTCGCTCTCGACCGGGCGACGCGGTCGGTCGTCATCGAGGACACGCCGGAACTCCCGGTCGAGTCGTTGACGCGGGCCGGCCGTGACGTGCAGTCACTGCGCGTCGCGACCGACGACGACGCCGCGTTGTCACCCACGGACGCGGTGCGGACCGCGCTCCGTCTCGGCGAGGGTGCGCTCGTCGTCGGCGAGGTCCGCGGCGGCGAGGCACGCGCGCTGTACGAGGCGATGCGCGTCGGCGCCGCCGCCGACGCCGTCCTCGGAACGATCCACGGAACTGGCGGCCAGTCGGTCCGCGAGCGGGTAGTGTCGGACCTCGGCGTACCAGCCAGTTCGTTCGCGACGACGGACCTGGTGGTGACGCTCGGGCCCGACCGGGCGCTCGACGCCGTCGAGGAGGTGCACGGCGGTCGCCCGGACGACTTCGCGCCGCTGGCGACGTGCGAGGGGTCGACCGCCACGGTCACGGGACTACTCGACCGCGGCGAGAGCCGACTGATAACAGAAATCGCTCGCCCGACCGAGACGTACGCCGACGTGCGGGCGGCGGCGACCGAGCGTGGCGAGCGCATCCGAGAACTCGCCGACGCCGGACGGACCGGCGTCGCCGCGGTCGCGAACGGACTCGACGGATGA
- a CDS encoding tubulin/FtsZ family protein — translation MKTVLIGVGQAGGKVTSSLVEFDHDMGFNAVRGALAVNSAKADLQSLPIDTVLVGQDRVKGHGVGGDNELGAEVMQADAGEVMAALDGRITAEAEAIVVVAGLGGGTGSGGAPVLARELSKVYSVPVYAVGILPGRGEGAMYQVNAGRSLKTLVREADATILIDNDAWHSSGESLEEGFDSINNSIARRLGLLFASGENVEGVGESVVDTSEVINTLRSGGVAALGYASAQADDDPDTNINVVTSVTRNALLTGTSLPNATKADSALLVVAGKPERISRKGVERARKWVEEETGSMQVRGGDFPLDSERLAALILLGGVERSSRMEEFMRRAKEAREEAKRQQEEREDTDKLFQNDDLDSLL, via the coding sequence ATGAAGACGGTCCTCATCGGCGTCGGCCAGGCCGGCGGCAAGGTCACCTCCTCGCTGGTCGAGTTCGACCACGACATGGGCTTCAACGCGGTACGGGGGGCACTTGCGGTCAACAGCGCGAAGGCGGATCTCCAGTCGCTACCCATCGACACGGTCCTCGTGGGACAAGACCGGGTCAAAGGGCACGGCGTCGGCGGCGACAACGAGTTGGGAGCGGAGGTGATGCAGGCCGACGCGGGCGAGGTGATGGCCGCGCTCGACGGTCGCATCACGGCGGAGGCGGAAGCCATCGTCGTCGTCGCGGGGTTGGGCGGCGGCACCGGGTCGGGCGGCGCACCCGTGCTCGCGCGGGAACTCAGCAAGGTGTACAGCGTCCCGGTGTACGCGGTCGGCATTCTCCCCGGGCGCGGCGAGGGCGCGATGTACCAGGTGAACGCCGGGCGGTCGCTCAAGACGCTCGTTCGCGAGGCGGACGCGACGATCCTCATCGACAACGACGCGTGGCACTCCTCGGGCGAGAGTCTGGAGGAGGGGTTCGACAGCATCAATAACTCCATCGCCCGTCGCCTCGGCCTGCTGTTCGCCTCCGGCGAGAACGTCGAGGGCGTCGGCGAGTCCGTCGTCGACACCAGCGAGGTGATCAACACGCTACGCTCCGGTGGCGTCGCCGCGCTCGGCTACGCCAGCGCGCAGGCGGACGACGACCCGGACACGAACATCAACGTCGTCACCAGCGTCACGCGCAACGCGCTTCTCACCGGGACGAGCCTCCCGAACGCCACGAAGGCAGACTCGGCCCTCCTCGTCGTCGCAGGCAAGCCCGAGCGCATCTCCCGGAAGGGCGTCGAGCGGGCGCGCAAGTGGGTCGAGGAGGAGACGGGGTCGATGCAGGTGCGCGGCGGCGACTTCCCCCTCGACTCCGAGCGCCTCGCCGCACTGATCCTGTTGGGCGGCGTGGAACGCTCTTCCCGTATGGAGGAGTTCATGCGGCGCGCGAAGGAGGCTCGCGAGGAGGCGAAGCGCCAGCAAGAGGAGCGCGAGGACACGGACAAACTGTTCCAAAACGACGACCTCGACAGCCTGCTGTGA
- a CDS encoding helix-turn-helix domain-containing protein has translation MTVYAEFTIAAAEFTLGQVLARDPNTHVEMERVVPSSGLVMPYVWVHGGDFPAFESAIGSADSVGSLTQLDVVGGSALYRVAWEEHDESLVAGLAETGATVLTARGADVWHFRIRFEDHGGLTAFHNFCKERAISFTLDRVYTLSEVHTGLRRFGLTDPQREALSLAVERGYFEVPRRTTLTEIGERLGVTEQSASESVRRGADAVLKQVVLDSNGDEQ, from the coding sequence ATGACCGTCTATGCAGAGTTTACGATCGCCGCCGCCGAGTTCACGCTCGGGCAGGTACTCGCGCGCGATCCGAACACGCACGTCGAAATGGAGCGCGTCGTGCCGTCCTCCGGGCTGGTCATGCCGTACGTTTGGGTCCACGGCGGCGACTTCCCCGCGTTCGAATCCGCGATCGGGTCCGCCGACTCAGTCGGGTCGCTGACACAACTGGACGTTGTCGGCGGGAGCGCACTCTACCGTGTCGCGTGGGAGGAGCACGACGAGAGCCTCGTCGCGGGACTGGCGGAGACGGGGGCGACGGTCCTCACGGCCCGCGGTGCCGACGTGTGGCACTTCCGCATCCGGTTCGAAGACCACGGGGGGTTGACCGCGTTCCACAACTTCTGCAAAGAGCGTGCGATCTCGTTCACGCTCGACCGCGTGTACACACTCTCGGAGGTGCACACCGGCCTCCGACGCTTCGGACTGACGGACCCGCAACGCGAGGCGCTGTCACTCGCCGTAGAGCGCGGCTACTTCGAGGTGCCCCGACGCACGACGCTGACAGAGATCGGAGAGCGACTCGGCGTCACCGAACAGTCCGCCTCCGAGAGCGTCCGTCGGGGCGCCGACGCCGTCCTCAAGCAAGTTGTGCTGGACAGCAACGGCGACGAGCAGTGA
- a CDS encoding nickel-binding protein, with amino-acid sequence MTNYHVLRLFGDGVSRDELDAAVERSRATVEEMRGEGTSIAYLGSDVLDGSDGLAHGTMCKYDATSEEVVRKHSERAELPLSEVFVPGTPLAGIAPESGVAMKAA; translated from the coding sequence ATGACGAACTACCACGTACTCCGCCTGTTCGGTGACGGTGTATCGAGAGACGAACTAGACGCGGCTGTCGAGCGATCTCGCGCGACCGTCGAGGAGATGCGTGGGGAGGGGACGAGCATCGCCTACCTCGGATCCGACGTCCTCGACGGCTCGGACGGACTCGCCCACGGGACCATGTGCAAGTACGACGCCACCTCCGAGGAGGTCGTCCGCAAGCACAGCGAGCGCGCCGAACTCCCGCTGAGTGAGGTGTTCGTGCCCGGAACCCCGCTCGCGGGCATCGCTCCTGAGTCCGGCGTCGCGATGAAAGCGGCCTGA
- a CDS encoding DUF6653 family protein, giving the protein MRPHRPGVVGESLWRRHESPVSVWWLVLLYPVFVSAVYRRSRPLGGVVLLSLVANIFVVPPPETDDAWATRVVRGERAWLDRGLFSSRVDVACVGVGGLVNLWTLRAALHRRPVATAVGTVASIALMFLFFHRMAARYDATTDPRA; this is encoded by the coding sequence ATGCGTCCGCATCGTCCCGGAGTCGTCGGCGAGTCGCTCTGGCGTCGACACGAGAGTCCGGTCAGCGTCTGGTGGCTCGTCCTCCTGTACCCCGTGTTCGTCTCGGCAGTGTATCGGCGGAGCCGCCCGTTGGGTGGGGTCGTCCTCCTCTCGCTCGTCGCGAACATCTTCGTCGTGCCACCGCCAGAGACCGACGACGCGTGGGCAACGCGAGTGGTTCGCGGTGAACGCGCGTGGCTGGATCGGGGGCTGTTCTCTTCGAGGGTCGACGTCGCGTGCGTCGGGGTCGGCGGGCTGGTGAACCTGTGGACGCTCCGGGCCGCCCTCCACCGCCGGCCAGTCGCCACGGCGGTCGGGACCGTTGCCTCGATAGCGCTGATGTTCCTGTTCTTCCACCGGATGGCCGCACGCTACGACGCGACGACGGACCCCCGAGCGTAG
- a CDS encoding COX15/CtaA family protein: MSRGPDWLSFRRYAAFTTGMALTLISLGIYTAATGAGLACAQQWPLCDGGVLPQSIPSFIEWFHRLWAMITGFFILGAAVWAWLDRDVLAPRTRYAVTLATVLTPMQAIFGAITVTLNGALPGGYSAPVHAAHFLTGFSIFALLSYTTLTAYQNRYSRDALARSRIAVGVALAALLVGWVFSRIDPVSSYSPPEQAVFYAVTLLAFGSLLAATMWLGELGELLPRAATGAAAALLFVGMVLGRDIVVYSAGVRFVNWLVVALAVLSTAGAAWMLRGVEPEVEQPVYGSTDD; the protein is encoded by the coding sequence ATGTCACGCGGACCCGACTGGCTCTCGTTCCGTCGGTACGCGGCGTTCACGACCGGGATGGCGCTGACGCTCATCTCGCTCGGCATCTACACCGCCGCGACCGGCGCCGGACTGGCGTGTGCCCAACAGTGGCCGCTGTGCGACGGCGGCGTGCTCCCGCAGTCGATCCCGTCGTTCATCGAGTGGTTCCACCGGCTGTGGGCGATGATCACCGGGTTCTTCATCCTCGGCGCGGCGGTGTGGGCGTGGCTCGACCGCGACGTGCTCGCTCCCCGCACTCGCTACGCCGTGACGCTCGCGACCGTTCTCACGCCGATGCAGGCGATCTTCGGCGCGATCACCGTCACCCTGAACGGGGCGCTCCCCGGCGGCTACTCCGCCCCGGTGCACGCGGCGCACTTCCTGACGGGGTTCTCCATCTTCGCGCTGTTGTCGTACACGACGCTGACGGCGTACCAGAACCGGTACTCCCGTGACGCGCTCGCGCGGAGTCGGATCGCCGTCGGCGTCGCGCTGGCGGCGCTGCTCGTCGGGTGGGTGTTCTCCCGCATCGACCCCGTCTCTTCGTACAGCCCGCCCGAGCAGGCCGTGTTCTACGCCGTCACCCTGCTCGCGTTCGGGAGCCTGCTGGCGGCGACGATGTGGCTCGGCGAACTCGGGGAACTGCTGCCGCGGGCGGCGACCGGCGCCGCCGCCGCGTTGCTGTTCGTCGGCATGGTGCTCGGGCGCGACATCGTCGTCTACTCGGCGGGCGTGCGCTTCGTAAACTGGCTCGTCGTCGCGTTGGCGGTGCTGTCGACGGCTGGCGCCGCGTGGATGCTCCGGGGGGTCGAACCGGAGGTCGAACAGCCGGTGTACGGCTCCACCGACGACTGA
- a CDS encoding basic amino acid ABC transporter substrate-binding protein, whose product MDRRTYIKSAGAAGAGLALTGCLGGGGGSETITIGSDIPYRPFEYETTDGELTGFDVDIAQAVFTDELGYEHEFVQTSFDTIIPSLNNGNFRVIMSAMTINDERAEEVDFSDPYFTAYQTIVVREDSDISAKEDLAGARAGVQKGTTGAAAAQELKEELGGDLEINEYDQIPDAFSALLNNQVDCVINDNTVSAEFVNGEGEGQVRFVEGEGAASEAGQEAPPYLTLTVENYGIAFRQDDDDLREEVNGALATIKENGTYDDIYSDYFAG is encoded by the coding sequence ATGGATAGACGTACCTACATCAAGTCCGCCGGCGCAGCAGGCGCCGGCCTCGCGCTCACCGGCTGCCTCGGCGGCGGTGGCGGCAGCGAGACCATCACCATCGGCTCGGACATCCCGTACCGGCCGTTCGAGTACGAGACGACCGACGGCGAGCTCACCGGCTTCGACGTCGACATCGCGCAGGCGGTGTTCACCGACGAACTCGGCTACGAGCACGAGTTCGTCCAGACGTCGTTCGACACGATCATCCCGTCGCTGAACAACGGGAACTTCCGCGTCATCATGTCCGCGATGACGATCAACGACGAGCGCGCCGAAGAGGTCGACTTCTCTGACCCGTACTTCACGGCGTACCAGACCATCGTCGTCCGCGAGGACTCGGACATCTCCGCGAAGGAGGACCTCGCAGGTGCCCGCGCGGGCGTCCAGAAGGGGACGACCGGCGCCGCCGCCGCCCAAGAGCTCAAGGAAGAGCTCGGCGGCGACCTGGAGATCAACGAGTACGACCAGATCCCCGACGCGTTCAGCGCCCTGCTGAACAACCAGGTCGACTGCGTCATCAACGACAACACCGTCAGCGCCGAGTTCGTCAACGGCGAGGGCGAGGGCCAGGTCCGCTTCGTCGAGGGCGAAGGCGCGGCCAGCGAGGCCGGCCAGGAGGCGCCGCCGTACCTCACGCTCACAGTCGAGAACTACGGCATCGCGTTCCGCCAGGACGACGACGACCTCCGCGAAGAGGTCAACGGCGCGCTCGCGACGATCAAGGAGAACGGCACGTACGACGACATCTACAGCGACTACTTCGCCGGGTAA
- a CDS encoding DUF7344 domain-containing protein produces the protein MGVGDDAPDWTRVYDALASSQRRVVVRYLAANGGAVSVFDIATHVAADTEMAWSTDVIESVSVGLNHVHLPKLVAAGLVEWDDDVVSSTPLLTRIPLETLTPAGPGVTPDKDPGRRSGVS, from the coding sequence ATGGGAGTAGGAGATGATGCGCCCGACTGGACACGAGTGTACGACGCGCTCGCCAGTTCTCAACGACGTGTCGTCGTGCGGTACCTAGCCGCCAACGGGGGAGCGGTGTCGGTGTTCGACATCGCGACCCACGTCGCGGCGGACACGGAGATGGCGTGGTCGACCGACGTGATCGAGAGTGTCTCGGTCGGGCTGAACCACGTCCACCTGCCGAAGCTCGTGGCCGCCGGACTCGTCGAGTGGGACGACGACGTGGTGTCGTCGACGCCGTTGCTCACCCGAATTCCGCTCGAGACGCTGACCCCGGCTGGGCCCGGAGTCACCCCCGACAAGGATCCGGGGAGACGAAGCGGAGTGAGCTGA